A window from Streptomyces sp. NBC_00335 encodes these proteins:
- a CDS encoding acyl carrier protein, protein MAADILAEITGMLVEIVGDEHLLADEVTMKTTFNEDLALESIEFVALAELLHHRYGAQVDLMGFLSEKDMDGILAMSVGELVTHIGRITHASLTHATRTHASAGAARAAAPAGSDG, encoded by the coding sequence ATGGCAGCTGACATCCTCGCCGAGATCACCGGCATGCTCGTGGAGATCGTCGGTGACGAACACCTCCTCGCGGACGAGGTCACGATGAAGACGACGTTCAACGAGGACCTCGCCCTGGAGAGCATCGAGTTCGTCGCCCTCGCCGAACTCCTCCACCACCGCTACGGAGCCCAAGTCGACCTGATGGGCTTCCTGTCCGAGAAGGACATGGACGGCATCCTCGCCATGTCCGTGGGCGAACTCGTCACGCACATCGGCCGGATCACCCACGCCTCCCTCACGCACGCCACCCGCACCCATGCCTCAGCGGGTGCCGCCCGCGCCGCCGCCCCGGCCGGATCGGACGGCTGA
- a CDS encoding class I SAM-dependent methyltransferase, whose protein sequence is MTRSPLPSPARIRRTARPLLSGVRWTSVLLLAALGAGTVRAARRLRAVPVLPMTAPADAGVPRAAGWRLLTAGGVEPDVVTFLAACAYADREGLRVLDLLPGDLPTERVLGLLRLVDPAGYRQDRLGEGRGAGFAVLVAEEVLARAGVDLPGPDATPAELMAVVRRVKEYAADATGLAIAPALSCGPPAATDGPARAAELRAQGLPPGALAAAQLAGLALLAGAAVRQGRWGAAAAGLYWIQPYLALGRSGALRPGDLARATAARPVRSLGAAVRTAAATTRTPPPGAAVPANGPAAAQDADRTGIRAEGVRAEGVRAEVVRAESLRAESLRAEADRAESVRAEAVQAYRADLAAGTDRFFEPRRPDCPWCGSRRLTVRVRVPDLLQGKPGRFTLEQCGACGHVFQNPRLSPEGLEFYYRDFYDGRGGEGAATVFGRLGAAYHGRAEMLRPHTDPVSWLDVGTGHGHFCNAARAVWPDTRFDGLDMGDGVREAERRGWVETGYQGQFPEFAVKLAGQYEVVSMYHYLEHTRDPLAELDTAAAVLAPGGYLTIELPDPESRMARLLGPAWLPWFQPQHQHLIPSSNLREALADRGFTVLAEEHGPAHQGNDFFGAVALTATRLAPDPDRPWGPPATTGRRVLTGAVRLASLPLFAAAAVLDGLRTAAARRTDGGNAYRMLARKDEL, encoded by the coding sequence ATGACGCGCTCCCCGCTCCCTTCCCCCGCCCGGATCCGCCGCACCGCGCGCCCGCTGCTGTCCGGCGTCCGGTGGACCTCCGTCCTCCTGCTCGCCGCCCTCGGCGCGGGCACGGTGCGCGCGGCCCGCCGCCTGCGGGCGGTCCCGGTACTGCCCATGACCGCCCCCGCGGACGCCGGGGTGCCGCGCGCCGCCGGCTGGCGGCTGCTCACAGCCGGCGGCGTCGAGCCCGACGTGGTCACCTTCCTGGCCGCCTGCGCGTACGCCGACCGGGAGGGGCTGCGGGTACTGGACCTGCTGCCCGGGGACCTGCCCACCGAGCGGGTGCTCGGCCTGCTGCGCCTGGTTGACCCGGCCGGCTACCGGCAGGACCGGCTCGGCGAGGGGCGCGGGGCCGGCTTCGCCGTGCTCGTCGCCGAGGAGGTGCTCGCCCGGGCCGGGGTGGACCTGCCGGGACCGGACGCCACGCCGGCGGAACTCATGGCCGTCGTCCGGCGCGTGAAGGAATACGCCGCCGATGCCACGGGACTGGCCATCGCACCCGCCCTGAGCTGCGGACCACCCGCCGCCACGGACGGACCGGCGCGGGCGGCCGAACTGCGGGCCCAGGGACTGCCGCCCGGGGCGCTCGCCGCCGCCCAGCTCGCCGGGCTGGCCCTGCTGGCCGGGGCCGCCGTACGCCAGGGCCGGTGGGGCGCCGCCGCGGCGGGGCTGTACTGGATCCAGCCCTACCTGGCCCTCGGCCGGTCCGGCGCGCTGCGCCCCGGCGACCTCGCCCGGGCCACGGCCGCCCGGCCCGTACGCTCCCTCGGCGCGGCCGTGCGTACGGCCGCCGCGACGACCCGTACGCCGCCACCCGGGGCCGCCGTCCCGGCGAACGGCCCGGCCGCTGCGCAGGACGCGGACCGGACCGGCATCAGGGCCGAGGGGGTCAGGGCCGAGGGGGTCCGGGCGGAGGTGGTTCGGGCCGAGTCCCTCCGGGCCGAGTCCCTCCGGGCCGAGGCGGACCGGGCCGAGTCGGTCCGCGCCGAGGCCGTCCAGGCGTACCGGGCCGACCTGGCCGCCGGCACCGACCGGTTCTTCGAACCGCGCCGCCCGGACTGCCCCTGGTGCGGCTCGCGCCGCCTCACCGTGCGGGTCCGGGTGCCCGACCTGCTCCAGGGCAAGCCGGGCCGCTTCACCCTGGAACAGTGCGGAGCCTGTGGGCACGTCTTCCAGAACCCCCGACTCTCCCCGGAGGGTCTGGAGTTCTACTACCGCGACTTCTACGACGGCCGCGGCGGCGAGGGCGCGGCCACCGTCTTCGGCCGGCTCGGCGCCGCCTACCACGGCCGGGCCGAAATGCTCCGCCCGCACACCGATCCCGTGTCCTGGCTCGATGTCGGCACCGGACACGGCCACTTCTGCAACGCGGCCCGCGCCGTCTGGCCCGACACCCGGTTCGACGGACTGGACATGGGCGACGGGGTCCGCGAGGCCGAGCGGCGCGGCTGGGTGGAGACGGGGTACCAGGGCCAGTTCCCGGAGTTCGCGGTGAAACTGGCGGGTCAGTACGAGGTGGTCAGCATGTACCACTACCTGGAGCACACCCGGGACCCGCTGGCGGAACTGGACACGGCGGCCGCCGTCCTCGCCCCCGGCGGCTACCTCACCATCGAACTCCCCGACCCCGAGTCCCGGATGGCCCGGCTGCTCGGCCCGGCCTGGCTGCCCTGGTTCCAGCCGCAGCACCAGCACCTGATCCCCTCCTCGAACCTGCGCGAAGCCCTGGCCGACCGGGGGTTCACCGTCCTCGCCGAGGAACACGGGCCGGCCCACCAGGGCAACGACTTCTTCGGCGCGGTGGCCCTGACCGCGACCCGGCTGGCTCCCGACCCGGACCGCCCCTGGGGGCCCCCGGCCACCACCGGCCGACGCGTCCTGACCGGCGCCGTACGCCTGGCCTCGCTGCCGCTCTTCGCCGCCGCGGCGGTGCTCGACGGACTGCGCACCGCCGCGGCCCGGCGCACGGACGGCGGCAACGCCTACCGGATGCTGGCCCGCAAGGACGAGCTGTGA
- a CDS encoding alpha/beta fold hydrolase — protein sequence MAFVPAGAVRFHVQQLPATAHAAGPDAADRPVVVFLHGLVVDNLSSFYCPLAVPVARAGYEVVLYDLRGHGRTERPDTGYDSRTAVRDLFALLGALGLGQRPVHLVGNSYGGTLALHAALARPDLVAGLTLLEPPLSGAWVDNMVDTLSAAALGLEDSAVPAELLTLRLRKAANLTAIADDLLNRTTLIDDIAASRTFTPGDYAGLRCPVLIVCGEHSELVPGAMELARHAPHVTAVEILPGLGHDVLKENSGALRAAVLAHLDATATAGALTGASASRSTVRPRAGALVR from the coding sequence ATGGCCTTCGTTCCCGCGGGCGCCGTCCGCTTCCACGTCCAGCAGCTCCCGGCCACCGCGCACGCGGCCGGCCCCGACGCCGCCGACCGCCCCGTGGTCGTCTTCCTGCACGGGCTGGTCGTCGACAACCTCTCCTCCTTCTACTGCCCCCTGGCCGTCCCGGTGGCCCGGGCCGGGTACGAGGTGGTCCTCTACGACCTGCGCGGCCACGGCCGTACCGAGCGCCCGGACACCGGCTACGACAGCCGCACCGCCGTACGGGACCTCTTCGCCCTGCTCGGCGCACTCGGCCTCGGGCAGCGTCCGGTGCACCTGGTGGGCAACAGCTACGGCGGCACCCTGGCACTGCACGCCGCCCTCGCCCGGCCCGACCTGGTCGCCGGCCTCACCCTGCTCGAACCCCCGCTCAGCGGGGCATGGGTGGACAACATGGTGGACACCCTGTCGGCGGCCGCCCTCGGCCTGGAGGACAGTGCGGTACCCGCCGAGCTGCTCACCCTGCGGCTGCGCAAGGCGGCCAACCTCACGGCCATCGCCGACGACCTGCTCAACCGCACCACCCTCATCGACGACATCGCCGCGAGCCGCACCTTCACCCCGGGCGACTACGCCGGACTGCGCTGCCCCGTCCTGATCGTCTGCGGCGAGCACTCCGAACTGGTCCCGGGTGCAATGGAATTGGCCCGCCACGCCCCGCACGTGACCGCCGTCGAGATCCTGCCGGGCCTGGGGCACGACGTGCTGAAGGAGAACAGCGGAGCACTGCGAGCGGCCGTACTCGCCCACCTCGACGCGACGGCCACGGCGGGGGCACTCACGGGGGCATCGGCATCGAGATCGACGGTACGGCCGCGGGCGGGAGCGCTGGTCCGATGA
- a CDS encoding type I polyketide synthase has translation MGAVFPGAADLAAYRRNLLAGTDCIGDVPPGRWDPEVYYDPGGAAGPVSGDRFYCRRGGFVDGLAAFDPTRFGIMPATVEGAEPDQMLALHATAEAIADAGGEGRLPADRSRIGIVLGRGGFMGVATARLDQRVRTAHQLAQTLRELAPELGERRIAAVRSAFQEALGPERPDASIGLVPSFTAARTANRLDFHGPAYTLDAACASSLLAVDQAVGLLAGGRCDAVIAGAVHHCHIATLWSVFTQLRALSPSERIRPFDRRADGTLLSEGTGVVLLKRLADAERDGDRIYAVIRGTGVAGDGRAASLMSPLVAGQVRALERAWREAGLDPRAPGALGLLEAHGTGTPVGDTAELDTLAQVFGSYAGAGMGGAAGLDAALDLDGGNAIGFGSVKSMLGHTMQASGMAGLIKAALAVHEGVLPPTLHLEEPHPGLARTRMRPVTAARPWERGPAPRRAGVNAFGFGGINAHVVLEEAPGAARRAEPSGRTTPSRPAAPVRRFLPLGGAAAPVGAPAREEVLLLAASDTAELTARLASGAPASGGDGPCRLAVVGPTPQRLALAAKVVARGRAWRGRGEVWFTPEPLGGRLAFLFPGLEPEFAPALDDVADRLGLERPRLTRGEELTERALDAIATGRFLARVLPELGIQADVLAGHSLGEWAAMVAAGMYRQDAADTFLDSLRPGSVKVPDLVYAALGCGTRRAEAALHGLDGVVVSHDNCPHQSVVCGAPAEVATVLERLKAEGVLGQELPFRSGFHTPMWEPYLGQVRAAFARLPLQRGTLPLWSATTCAPFPPEPEAVRELVVRHLLEPVRFRELTLRLYEDAGVRGFVTLGPGSLPGFIEDTLRDRPHYSVAASSPRLTGLAALRRTCAALWTEGHAPRWDRLAPDGTGGPARTANGRAAPVGPPAVPTAGRGVLLDLGSPLVRLGEAARATLSGLLPQATTPIAAPTQTTTTPTAPLPAEPRPVLLSSLDATPTEGPTETQAATQTGSRPQTHTLRLSLATLPYVRDHCVYLQPDAWPEDSDRFPVVPMTTMLELAAEAALRDAPPGLAVIGYERVRAMRWLPVEPALDVEVTVRPAGSGRVRVTLGEYADVFVLLGEGYEALPGPDTTPLREPRPAPVSAEALYRYRWMFHGPRFAGVHEVRSVGEDGIRGVLRALPDPGALLDAAGQLFGHWMQLRLPVDRLVFPATVDAIRFSGPPPAPYELVGATARIREVRDVTVRGDLELLRADGRVWARIDGWTYRRFGADERVWPMKFTPEVCGIGEPRPEGWCLARRRWTDPASQELVMRRYLGAAERAAYERLAPRARVPWLLGRIAAKDALRHLLWDGGAGPVFPAEVPIGNDPAGRPFAGGALAGGVHLTIAHKDRIGVALAHHGLPVGIDVEQVTTDPDALIRVALAPGELALAERLAAQEGTGLPAALTALWCAKEAAAKAAGTGLGGRPRDWRTTGDPGSGELTVLSPDGQPYPVRTTLLVLADEPLAHPDHVVAWTDRPAIPSPVPFHLTETSHGS, from the coding sequence ATGGGCGCCGTGTTCCCGGGCGCCGCGGACCTGGCCGCCTACCGCCGCAACCTGCTGGCCGGTACGGACTGCATAGGCGACGTCCCGCCCGGGCGCTGGGACCCCGAGGTGTACTACGACCCGGGCGGCGCCGCCGGACCGGTCTCCGGCGACCGGTTCTACTGCCGGCGCGGAGGCTTCGTGGACGGGCTTGCCGCCTTCGATCCGACCCGCTTCGGCATCATGCCGGCCACGGTGGAAGGGGCCGAACCCGACCAGATGCTGGCCCTGCACGCCACGGCCGAGGCCATCGCCGACGCGGGCGGCGAGGGCCGCCTGCCGGCGGACCGCTCGCGGATCGGGATCGTACTGGGCCGTGGCGGCTTCATGGGCGTGGCCACCGCCCGGCTCGACCAACGGGTACGTACCGCACACCAGTTGGCGCAGACCCTGCGAGAGCTGGCGCCCGAGCTCGGCGAGCGGCGGATCGCCGCCGTGCGCTCCGCCTTTCAGGAGGCGCTGGGCCCCGAACGGCCCGACGCCTCGATCGGACTCGTGCCGAGCTTCACGGCCGCCCGTACCGCCAACCGGCTCGATTTCCACGGACCGGCCTACACCCTGGACGCGGCCTGCGCTTCCTCCCTGCTGGCGGTGGACCAGGCGGTGGGGCTGCTGGCCGGCGGGCGCTGTGACGCGGTGATCGCCGGAGCCGTGCACCACTGCCACATCGCCACCCTGTGGAGCGTGTTCACGCAGCTGCGCGCCCTGAGCCCCAGCGAGCGGATCCGCCCCTTCGACCGGCGCGCCGACGGAACCCTGCTGTCCGAGGGCACCGGGGTGGTGCTGCTGAAGCGGCTCGCCGACGCGGAGCGGGACGGCGACCGGATCTACGCGGTGATCCGCGGCACCGGCGTCGCCGGGGACGGCAGGGCGGCGAGCCTGATGAGCCCGCTCGTCGCGGGCCAGGTGCGGGCGCTGGAACGGGCCTGGCGGGAGGCGGGTCTTGATCCGCGGGCACCCGGCGCGCTGGGGCTGCTGGAGGCGCACGGTACCGGAACCCCGGTGGGGGACACGGCCGAACTGGACACGCTGGCGCAGGTGTTCGGCTCGTACGCGGGTGCCGGGATGGGGGGCGCGGCCGGTCTCGACGCCGCCCTCGACCTCGACGGCGGGAACGCGATCGGCTTCGGCTCCGTGAAGTCCATGCTCGGCCACACCATGCAGGCCTCCGGCATGGCCGGGCTGATCAAGGCCGCGCTCGCGGTGCACGAGGGGGTGCTGCCGCCGACCCTGCACCTGGAGGAGCCGCACCCCGGCCTGGCCCGGACCCGGATGCGACCGGTGACGGCGGCCCGGCCGTGGGAACGCGGGCCGGCGCCGCGCAGGGCCGGTGTGAACGCCTTCGGCTTCGGCGGCATCAACGCGCACGTGGTGCTGGAGGAGGCTCCCGGCGCCGCGCGCCGAGCCGAGCCCTCGGGGCGTACGACGCCCTCGCGGCCGGCAGCGCCCGTACGCCGGTTCCTGCCGCTGGGCGGCGCGGCCGCGCCGGTGGGGGCGCCCGCGCGGGAGGAGGTACTGCTCCTGGCGGCATCCGACACGGCGGAGCTGACGGCCCGGCTGGCGTCCGGCGCCCCGGCATCCGGTGGAGACGGTCCCTGCCGGCTCGCCGTCGTGGGTCCCACGCCCCAGCGGCTCGCGCTTGCCGCGAAGGTGGTGGCGCGCGGCCGGGCGTGGCGGGGGCGCGGCGAGGTGTGGTTCACGCCCGAGCCGCTGGGCGGCCGGCTCGCCTTCCTGTTCCCCGGCCTGGAGCCGGAGTTCGCCCCGGCGCTGGACGACGTGGCGGACCGGCTCGGGCTGGAGCGGCCCCGGCTGACCCGGGGCGAGGAACTGACGGAGCGGGCCCTGGACGCCATCGCGACGGGCCGTTTCCTCGCCCGGGTGCTGCCCGAACTCGGCATCCAGGCAGACGTGCTGGCGGGCCACAGCCTGGGGGAGTGGGCGGCGATGGTGGCCGCCGGGATGTACCGGCAGGACGCGGCCGACACCTTCCTGGACTCGCTGCGCCCCGGCTCGGTGAAGGTGCCGGACCTCGTCTACGCGGCGCTCGGGTGCGGAACCCGGCGGGCGGAAGCCGCGCTGCACGGACTGGACGGGGTGGTGGTCAGCCATGACAACTGCCCGCACCAGTCGGTCGTTTGCGGTGCTCCCGCCGAAGTCGCCACCGTCCTGGAACGGTTGAAGGCCGAGGGCGTTCTCGGACAGGAACTCCCCTTCCGCTCCGGCTTCCACACGCCTATGTGGGAGCCCTACCTGGGCCAGGTCCGCGCCGCCTTCGCCCGACTGCCGCTCCAGCGCGGGACCTTGCCCCTCTGGTCGGCGACCACCTGCGCGCCGTTCCCCCCGGAACCCGAGGCCGTACGAGAGCTGGTGGTCCGCCATCTGCTGGAACCGGTCCGGTTCCGCGAGTTGACGCTCCGGCTGTACGAGGACGCGGGCGTTCGGGGCTTCGTCACACTGGGGCCGGGCAGTCTGCCGGGCTTCATCGAGGACACCCTGCGCGACCGCCCCCACTACTCGGTGGCGGCTTCCTCCCCCCGGCTCACCGGCCTCGCCGCCCTGCGGCGCACCTGCGCCGCCCTGTGGACCGAGGGGCACGCCCCGCGCTGGGACCGACTGGCCCCGGACGGAACGGGTGGACCGGCCCGGACCGCCAACGGACGTGCTGCACCTGTCGGCCCACCGGCAGTGCCGACCGCCGGGCGCGGAGTGCTGCTGGACCTCGGCTCGCCGCTGGTCCGCCTCGGCGAGGCCGCACGCGCCACCCTGTCCGGCCTCCTGCCGCAGGCCACCACCCCGATCGCCGCCCCCACCCAGACCACCACCACCCCGACCGCCCCGCTGCCCGCGGAACCCCGCCCGGTCCTCCTCTCTTCCCTGGACGCAACCCCCACCGAAGGACCGACCGAGACGCAAGCCGCGACGCAGACCGGGTCCCGGCCGCAGACCCACACCCTGCGCCTCTCCCTCGCCACGCTGCCCTACGTCCGGGACCACTGCGTCTACCTCCAGCCCGACGCATGGCCGGAGGACTCCGACCGGTTCCCCGTGGTCCCCATGACGACGATGCTGGAGCTGGCGGCCGAGGCCGCACTGCGGGACGCACCCCCCGGCCTGGCCGTCATCGGCTACGAGCGGGTACGCGCCATGCGCTGGCTCCCCGTGGAGCCGGCCCTCGACGTGGAGGTCACCGTACGGCCCGCCGGGTCCGGCCGCGTGCGCGTCACCCTCGGGGAGTACGCCGACGTGTTCGTACTGCTCGGAGAGGGCTACGAGGCCCTGCCCGGCCCCGACACCACCCCGCTGCGCGAGCCCCGGCCGGCCCCCGTCAGTGCCGAGGCCCTCTACCGGTACCGGTGGATGTTCCACGGCCCCCGCTTCGCCGGGGTGCACGAGGTGCGGTCCGTCGGAGAGGACGGCATCCGGGGCGTGCTGCGGGCGCTGCCCGACCCGGGGGCACTGCTCGACGCCGCCGGGCAGCTCTTCGGGCACTGGATGCAGTTGCGGCTCCCCGTGGACCGGCTGGTGTTCCCGGCCACCGTGGACGCCATCCGCTTCTCGGGGCCGCCGCCCGCCCCGTACGAGCTCGTCGGGGCCACGGCCCGGATCCGCGAGGTGCGCGATGTCACCGTGCGCGGCGACCTCGAACTGCTCCGGGCCGACGGCCGGGTGTGGGCCCGGATCGACGGCTGGACGTACCGCCGCTTCGGCGCCGACGAGCGGGTCTGGCCGATGAAGTTCACCCCGGAGGTCTGCGGCATCGGCGAACCCCGCCCCGAGGGCTGGTGCCTGGCCCGCCGCCGCTGGACCGACCCCGCCTCGCAGGAGCTGGTCATGCGCCGCTACCTCGGCGCCGCCGAGCGCGCGGCCTACGAGCGGCTCGCGCCGCGCGCCCGGGTGCCTTGGCTGCTGGGCCGGATCGCCGCCAAGGACGCGCTGCGCCACCTGCTCTGGGACGGCGGGGCCGGGCCGGTCTTCCCGGCCGAGGTGCCGATCGGCAACGACCCGGCCGGGCGGCCCTTCGCCGGGGGCGCCCTGGCCGGGGGAGTCCACCTGACCATCGCCCACAAGGACCGGATCGGGGTCGCCCTCGCCCACCACGGCCTGCCGGTCGGCATCGACGTGGAACAGGTGACCACCGACCCGGACGCGCTCATCCGCGTCGCCCTGGCGCCGGGCGAACTCGCCCTCGCCGAGCGGCTGGCGGCCCAGGAGGGCACCGGACTCCCGGCCGCGCTCACCGCCCTGTGGTGCGCCAAGGAGGCGGCCGCCAAGGCCGCCGGAACCGGACTCGGAGGCCGCCCGCGCGACTGGCGGACCACCGGCGACCCGGGCTCCGGCGAGCTGACAGTGCTCTCCCCGGACGGGCAGCCGTATCCGGTCCGCACCACCCTGCTCGTGCTCGCGGACGAGCCACTCGCCCACCCCGACCACGTGGTGGCCTGGACCGACCGTCCCGCGATTCCGTCCCCCGTCCCCTTCCACCTCACGGAGACCAGTCATGGCAGCTGA
- a CDS encoding glycosyltransferase has translation MKVLFTVPPLAGHVNPTVAVGAELAARGHEVAWTGPPGALARLLPEHARILSAGAEAGGDYAMLHTRWRDLRGVGALRFLWEEALVPLARAMLPGVVRAAGAFQPDVLVADQQALAGPVAARRLGIPWVTSASTSAELTLPFADFPKVGEWVAAQIAGLLAECGAEPEPAGAAWDPRFSEQLVLVFSSRELVGGDGKFPPHYAFVGPAFGSRPSVPGFPWEQLDPERRRVLVSLGTLNQEAGGRFYGAVLGAAERLHKEVQLVLAAPAALVGKVPGNVLLRDSVPQLDLLRHLDAVVCHGGHNTVCEALAHGLPLVVAPIRDDQPIVARQVVEAGAGVRVRFGRTRAEELRDALTAVLDDPGHRRGARRIQASFAAAGGAAAAADRLEELV, from the coding sequence ATGAAGGTGCTCTTCACGGTGCCGCCGCTCGCGGGGCACGTCAATCCGACCGTGGCGGTCGGCGCCGAACTGGCCGCCCGCGGCCACGAGGTCGCCTGGACCGGCCCGCCCGGGGCGCTGGCCCGGCTGCTGCCCGAGCACGCACGGATCCTCTCCGCGGGCGCCGAAGCGGGCGGCGACTACGCGATGCTGCACACCCGCTGGCGCGATCTGCGCGGAGTCGGGGCGCTGCGGTTCCTCTGGGAGGAGGCGCTGGTCCCCCTGGCCAGGGCGATGCTCCCCGGCGTGGTCCGGGCGGCCGGCGCCTTCCAGCCGGACGTGCTCGTCGCCGACCAGCAGGCCCTGGCCGGTCCGGTGGCCGCGCGGCGGCTCGGGATTCCCTGGGTGACCTCCGCCAGCACCTCGGCCGAACTGACCCTCCCCTTCGCGGACTTCCCGAAGGTCGGCGAGTGGGTGGCCGCGCAGATCGCCGGCCTGCTGGCGGAGTGCGGGGCCGAGCCGGAGCCGGCCGGAGCGGCGTGGGATCCACGGTTCTCGGAGCAGCTGGTCCTGGTGTTCTCCAGCCGCGAACTGGTGGGGGGAGACGGGAAGTTCCCGCCGCACTACGCCTTCGTAGGCCCGGCCTTCGGGTCCCGGCCGTCCGTACCCGGCTTCCCCTGGGAGCAGCTGGATCCGGAGCGGCGACGGGTGCTCGTCTCACTGGGAACCCTCAACCAGGAGGCCGGGGGCCGGTTCTACGGCGCGGTGCTGGGCGCCGCCGAACGACTGCACAAGGAAGTCCAGTTGGTCCTGGCGGCCCCCGCCGCCCTGGTCGGGAAGGTCCCCGGGAACGTCCTGCTGCGCGACAGCGTGCCGCAGCTGGATCTGCTCCGACACCTGGACGCCGTGGTCTGCCACGGCGGCCACAACACCGTCTGCGAGGCCCTCGCGCACGGGCTGCCGCTGGTCGTCGCCCCGATCCGCGACGACCAGCCGATCGTCGCCCGCCAGGTCGTGGAGGCCGGGGCCGGGGTTCGGGTGCGCTTCGGCAGGACCCGGGCCGAGGAACTGCGCGACGCGCTGACGGCCGTACTGGACGATCCCGGCCACCGCCGGGGCGCCCGGCGGATCCAGGCCTCATTCGCCGCGGCCGGCGGGGCAGCCGCCGCGGCCGACCGGTTGGAGGAACTCGTATGA
- a CDS encoding galactokinase: protein MTGPGARTGPVCAATGPTTDPATGRAATGPTTGQAATGPGPEALTGGDLARRATADPLFRLVAYALEAAHGRPPAAVWSAPYTFHLGSPGLVAAAGWPVAAAAAPRADGLVRLSSLAHPADGCDLPLTLSGPPPATPAWAARPYALLRALARAGYGRGGTDLHVQGSLTAAAGLATQEAADCAVALAVADVHTPAGEDPDRVRLARLMAEALPDGDDPLRRGALFARPGRALLLGQGPPRPEPRRQRQRYVVFDPADSGARLVLLALRPDPDGTQDRTADLARAVGCARRAGALSAWQPGERPGRSVLVLLPEARLATVRAAVAEDFRDRGLPVPRFLNITVAGAARREA from the coding sequence GTGACGGGCCCCGGCGCGCGGACCGGCCCGGTCTGCGCCGCCACCGGCCCCACCACCGACCCCGCCACCGGCCGGGCTGCCACCGGCCCCACCACCGGCCAGGCAGCCACCGGCCCCGGCCCCGAGGCGCTCACCGGAGGCGACCTGGCCCGCCGGGCCACCGCCGACCCGCTCTTCCGCCTGGTCGCCTACGCCCTGGAGGCCGCCCACGGCCGCCCCCCGGCCGCCGTCTGGAGCGCCCCGTACACCTTCCACCTCGGTTCCCCGGGCCTCGTCGCGGCAGCCGGCTGGCCGGTGGCGGCCGCGGCGGCCCCGCGCGCCGACGGCCTCGTACGGCTCAGCTCCCTGGCCCACCCGGCGGACGGCTGCGACCTCCCGCTGACCCTGTCCGGGCCGCCGCCCGCCACCCCGGCCTGGGCCGCCCGCCCGTACGCACTGCTGCGCGCGCTGGCCCGGGCCGGGTACGGCCGGGGCGGCACCGACCTGCACGTGCAGGGCTCCCTCACCGCGGCCGCCGGGCTGGCCACGCAGGAGGCCGCGGACTGCGCGGTGGCGCTCGCGGTGGCCGACGTCCACACACCGGCGGGCGAGGACCCGGACCGGGTGCGGCTGGCCCGGCTGATGGCGGAGGCGCTGCCGGACGGCGACGACCCGCTGCGCCGCGGCGCCCTCTTCGCCCGGCCGGGCAGGGCCCTGCTGCTCGGCCAGGGTCCACCCCGGCCGGAGCCCCGGCGGCAACGCCAGCGGTACGTGGTCTTCGACCCGGCCGACTCGGGCGCACGCCTGGTGCTGTTGGCCCTGCGGCCGGACCCCGACGGCACGCAGGACCGTACGGCCGACCTGGCCCGGGCCGTCGGGTGCGCCCGGCGGGCCGGGGCCCTGAGCGCCTGGCAGCCCGGAGAGCGGCCCGGGCGGAGCGTTCTGGTCCTGCTGCCCGAAGCCCGGCTCGCGACGGTGCGGGCCGCGGTCGCGGAGGACTTCCGCGACCGGGGGCTGCCCGTGCCCCGGTTCCTGAACATCACCGTGGCCGGCGCGGCCCGCCGCGAGGCGTGA